A genomic stretch from Theropithecus gelada isolate Dixy chromosome 2, Tgel_1.0, whole genome shotgun sequence includes:
- the LOC112619412 gene encoding uncharacterized protein LOC112619412 has protein sequence MKIPANKSFSEGVEVTQLAQLVSQPTRGDPEEDAAPREAKRRSATQEASEIPAESPGGGEKPSRQAPATAHANIQDNSPFQAPEFRGRRKRGDGRPTVPLTLPPGLPTFSEPPCHTTSSSWKLPLGSALRMPNSISQGTCQQLGLGFEEQSRCDWNRARPPCSTTVHAVAPSLPPRGARTREGTSSQIRGAEAPRRQVEDSEALGGNW, from the exons ATGAAAATTCCCGCAAATAAGTCCTTCTCTGAGGGGGtggaggtcacacagctggcacaGCTGGTATCACAACCAACTCGAGGCGACCCAGAGGAAGATGCTGCGCCAAGAGAAGCAAAGCGAAGGAGCGCGACCCAGGAGGCTAGCGAAATCCCCGCCGAGTCCCCAGGAGGCGGAGAGAAGCCCAGTCGCCAGGCACCGGCCACAGCGCACGCCAACATTCAGGATAATTCTCCTTTCCAAGCCCCGGAGTTCCGGGGCAGGCGAAAAAGGGGGGATGGGAGACCCACAGTCCCTTTAACCCTCCCCCCCGGTCTGCCAACCTTTTCCGAACCCCCATGTCACACAACTTCCTCATCATGGAAACTTCCACTGGGTTCGGCGCTGAGGATGCCAAACTCCATTTCACAAGGAACATGTCAACAGCTGGGCTTGGGGTTTGAGGAACAGAGCCGCTGCGATTGGAACAGAGCCCGGCCACCCTGTTCCACCACTGTCCACGCCGTAGCTCCCAGCCTGCCGCCGCGCGGTGCCCGAACACGAGAGGGCACCTCCTCCCAGATCCGGGGCGCAGAAGCCCCGCGGAGGCAG GTAGAAGATTCTGAGGCCCTGGGTGGGAACTGGTAA